A DNA window from Mastacembelus armatus chromosome 11, fMasArm1.2, whole genome shotgun sequence contains the following coding sequences:
- the cyp51 gene encoding lanosterol 14-alpha demethylase, translating to MSMHLYEMSSKLLGDTVGKMNDNLTSIVLAASVITLTLGYMSKMLLKQSSDQDLKHPPYIPSSIPFLGHAIAFGKSPIEFLENAYEKYGPVFSFTMVGKTFTYLLGSEAAALMFNSKNEDLNAEDVYSRLTTPVFGKGVAYDVPNPIFLEQKKMLKTGLNIARFKEHVKIIEAETKEYFQRWGDSGERNLFEALSELIILTASSCLHGKEIRSMLNEEVAQLYADLDGGFTHAAWLLPGWLPLPSFRKRDKAHREIKNIFFKVIQKRRRSGEKMDDILQTLIDATYKDGRTLDDNEIAGMLIGLLLAGQHTSSTTSAWMGFFLARDKALQERCYAEQKAVCGDDLPPLKFDQLKDLILLEHCLKETLRLRPPIMTMMRMARSPQTAAGYTIPVGHQVCVSPTVNHRLHDAWVERMEFNPDRYLGDNPAAGEKFAYVPFGAGRHRCIGENFAYVQIKTIWSTLLRMYDFDLVDGYFPSINYTTMIHTPHNPVIRYKRRKQ from the exons ATGTCGATGCATTTGTATGAAATGAGCAGTAAACTGCTCGGAGACACTGTAGGTAAAATGAATGATAACCTGACTTCTATAGTCCTGGCAGCTTCTGTCATCACTCTGACTCTGGGATATATGTCGAAAATGCTGCTCAAACAGTCCTCTGATCAGGATCTG AAACATCCTCCATACATACCCTCCAGCATCCCATTCCTAGGTCATGCCATTGCATTTGGGAAAAGCCCCATTGAATTTCTTGAAAATGCTTATGAGAAA TATGGACCTGTGTTCAGTTTCACCATGGTGGGGAAAACCTTCACCTACCTGCTGGGCAGTGAAGCTGCTGCACTGATGTTCAACAGCAAGAATGAGGACCTGAACGCTGAGGATGTCTACTCCAGACTGACCACTCCAGTGTTTGGCAAAGGAGTAGCCTACGATGTGCCGAACCCT ATCTTTCTGGAACAGAAGAAGATGTTGAAGACCGGCCTCAACATTGCTCGATTTAAGGAACACGTCAAGATTATCGAAGCAGAGACCAAAGAATATTTTCAGAGATGGGGGGACAGCGGGGAGAGAA ACCTGTTCGAAGCTCTGTCTGAGCTGATCATCCTGACAGCCAGCAGCTGCCTCCATGGGAAGGAGATCCGCAGCATGCTGAACGAGGAAGTGGCACAGCTGTACGCCGACCTGGATGGAGGATTCACCCACGCCGCTTGGCTCCTCCCTGGCTGGCTGCCCCTGCCCAGCTTCAG aaagagagacaaagctCACAGAGAGATCAAGAACATCTTCTTCAAGGTGATTCAGAAGCGCAGGAGATCTGGAGAGAAAATGGACGACATCCTCCAGACTCTCATTGATGCTACTTACAA AGATGGACGGACCCTGGACGATAATGAAATCGCAGGAATGTTGATTGGTCTCCTCCTGGCCGGTCAGCACACGTCCTCCACCACCAGCGCCTGGATGGGTTTTTTCCTGGCCAGAGACAAAGCTCTGCAGGAGCGCTGCTACGCAGAACAGAAGGCTGTGTGTGGAGATGACCTGCCCCCACTCAAATTTGATCAG CTGAAGGATCTCATTTTGTTGGAGCATTGTTTAAAGGAAACCCTGCGCCTCCGCCCGCCCATCATGACCATGATGAGGATGGCCCGCTCGCCTCAG ACTGCAGCAGGATATACCATCCCTGTGGGCCACCAGGTGTGCGTCTCCCCGACTGTCAACCACCGTCTGCATGACGCCTGGGTGGAGAGAATGGAGTTCAACCCTGACCGCTACCTCGGTGACAACCCTGCTGCAGGGGAGAAGTTTGCCTATGTGCCATTTGGAGCAG GCCGTCATCGCTGCATCGGGGAGAACTTTGCCTACGTTCAGATCAAAACCATCTGGTCTACTTTACTACGCATGTATGACTTCGACCTGGTGGATGGATATTTCCCCTCAATCAACTACACTACAATGATCCACACTCCTCACAACCCTGTCATCAGATATAAGAGGAGAAAACAGTGA
- the krit1 gene encoding krev interaction trapped protein 1 isoform X1: MGNEDSLEDVFVAVIRPKSQVSLSSKEYRAKAYEILLIEVPLEGKEKKRKKVLLVTKIKAGRDKSKSILDYVDETIRPISNNQGSLGKRVVHMKKFRLDGDNEGKEVSLFVVPVSVKDNSKSVYSAGSPSFYCFQDIMRVCSETSTHFCSITSKMLLALDKWLAEQHTVPHAIPALFRPAPVERVKTNVSNPAYSSEGKLSDEGLHMGYTALEIKSKMMSLEKADMCILNPLYSSDLQYTNRVDKVIINPYFGLGAPDYSKIQIPKREKWQHGPNCVTEDKDRQWVDDFPLHRSACEGDTELLSKLLDSGFSVKQLDSDHWAPIHYACWHGKVEATKLLLQKGNCNPNLLNGQLSSPLHFAARGGHVEIVQLLLQHPEIDRHIEDQQKRSPLQVCEENKQNEWEETVKLLQQASSKPYEKVRIYRMDGSYRSVELKHGNNTTVQQIMEGMRLSQETQQYFTIWICSENLHLQLKPYHKPLQHLRIWTEIVTDLTVLDPQRETPQLFLRRDVRLPLEIEKKVEDPLAILILFDEARHCLLKGFFPAPDSKLITLASLLLQIIYGNYESKKHKQGFLNEENLKSIVPISKVKSKAYHWTNRILHEYKALSTSEGVSKEMHHLQRLFLQNCWDIPTYGAAFFTGQVYTKASASNHKVIRVYVGVNTKGLHLMNMETKVLLISLEYGIFTWQLGHADQYFQIYSGDNKMNFIVHTKQAGLIVKLLMKLSGQLTPNDKAVTDKYAYG, translated from the exons ATGGGCAACGAGGACAGCCTTGAGgatgtgtttgttgctgttattcGCCCCAAGAGTCAAGTCAGTCTGAGCTCAAAGGAGTACAGAGCCAAAGCCTATGAG ATCCTGTTGATTGAAGTGCCTCTGGAagggaaggagaagaaaagaaagaaagtccTCCTGGTGACAAAGATCAAAGCAGGAAGAGACAAATCCAAATCCATATTGGATTATGTCGATGAAACAATCAGACCGATATCCAATAATCAAGGCTCCTTAG GAAAGCGTGTGGTTCACATGAAGAAATTTCGTCTTGATGGAGACAATGAAGGAAAAGAAGTCTCACTTTTTGTTGTGCCAGTCAGTGTTAAag ACAACAGCAAGTCTGTCTACAGTGCTGGGAGTCCCAGCTTCTACTGCTTCCAGGATATCATGCGGGTCTGCAGTGAGACCAGCACTCATTTTTGTTCCATCACCTCCAAGATGCTCCTGGCCTTAGACAA GTGGTTAGCAGAGCAGCACACGGTGCCTCACGCCATTCCCGCTTTGTTCCGGCCAGCACCCGTAGAGCGGGTGAAGACCAATGTCAGCAACCCAGCTTACAGCAGTGAGGGCAAACTGAGTGATGAGGGTCTGCACATGGGCTACACTGCCCTGGAGATCAAAAGCAAGATGATGTCCCTAGAGAAGGCTGACATGTGCATCCTCAACCCACTCTACAGTTCTGATCTGCAGTACACCAATCGG GTGGACAAAGTTATCATCAATCCATACTTTGGGCTTGGAGCACCAGACTACTCCAAGATCCAGATCCCCAAGAGAGAAAAGTGGCAACATGGCCCTAACTGTGTGACAGAAGACAA GGATCGCCAATGGGTAGATGACTTCCCCCTCCACCGCAGTGCCTGTGAAGGAGACACAGAGCTACTGTCTAAGCTTCTGGACAGTGGTTTCTCAGTCAAGCAGCTGGACAGTGACCACTGGGCACCCATCCACTATGCCTGTTG GCATGGTAAAGTTGAGGCAACCAAGCTCTTGCTACAGAAAGGTAACTGTAATCCAAATCTGCTGAATGGCCAGCTCAGCTCCCCTCTGCATTTTGCAGCCAGAGGAGGCCATGTAGAGATAGTCCAACTCCTGCTGCAGCACCCTGAGATTGACCGG CACATTGAAGACCAGCAGAAGAGATCACCTCTGCAAGTGTGTGAGGAGAACAAACAGAACGAATGGGAGGAGACAGTTAAGCTTCTGCAGCAAGCCAGCAGCAAACCT TACGAGAAGGTCCGTATCTACCGCATGGACGGCTCATATCGCTCTGTGGAGCTGAAGCACGGCAACAACACAACAGTGCAGCAGATCATGGAGGGTATGCGTCTTTCTCAGGAAACCCAGCAGTACTTCACCATCTGGATCTGCTCCGAGAACCTTC ACCTGCAGCTGAAGCCGTACCACAAACCCCTGCAGCACCTGCGGATCTGGACAGAGATTGTGACAGACCTGACAGTGCTAGATCCTCAGAGAGAAACACCTCAACTCTTCCTTCGCAGGGATGTGCGGTTGCCTCTAGAAATTGAGAAAAAG GTTGAGGATCCGCTGGCCATCCTCATCCTTTTTGATGAAGCACGTCACTGCCTTTTGAAGGGCTTTTTCCCTGCTCCAGACAGCAAGCTGATCACTTTGGCCAGCCTCCTCCTGCAGATCATCTATGGCAACTATGAGagcaaaaaacacaagcaaGGATTCCTCAA TGAGGAAAACCTAAAGTCAATTGTACCAATTTCCAAGGTGAAAAGCAAAGCATACCATTGGACCAACAGGATTCTTCATGAATACAAA GCTCTGAGCACCAGCGAGGGGGTAAGCAAAGAGATGCACCACCTGCAGCGACTCTTCCTGCAGAACTGTTGGGACATCCCAACCTATGGGGCAGCCTTCTTTACAGGCCAGGTCTACACCAAGGCCAGTGCCAGCAACCACAAAGTAATTCGTGTCTATGTCGGGGTCAACACAAAGGGGCTGCACCTAATGAATATGGAGACCAAG GTGCTTCTAATCAGTTTAGAGTATGGCATTTTCACGTGGCAGCTTGGACACGCTGACCAGTATTTCCAGATATACAGCGGTGACAACAAAATGAACTTCATTGTGCACACAAAACAG GCTGGCCTTATTGTGAAGCTTTTAATGAAGCTGAGTGGACAGCTGACTCCAAATGATAAAGCTGTTACAGACAAATATGCTTATGGCTGA
- the krit1 gene encoding krev interaction trapped protein 1 isoform X2: MGNEDSLEDVFVAVIRPKSQVSLSSKEYRAKAYEILLIEVPLEGKEKKRKKVLLVTKIKAGRDKSKSILDYVDETIRPISNNQGSLGKRVVHMKKFRLDGDNEGKEVSLFVVPVSVKDNSKSVYSAGSPSFYCFQDIMRVCSETSTHFCSITSKMLLALDKWLAEQHTVPHAIPALFRPAPVERVKTNVSNPAYSSEGKLSDEGLHMGYTALEIKSKMMSLEKADMCILNPLYSSDLQYTNRVDKVIINPYFGLGAPDYSKIQIPKREKWQHGPNCVTEDKDRQWVDDFPLHRSACEGDTELLSKLLDSGFSVKQLDSDHWAPIHYACWHGKVEATKLLLQKGNCNPNLLNGQLSSPLHFAARGGHVEIVQLLLQHPEIDRHIEDQQKRSPLQVCEENKQNEWEETVKLLQQASSKPYEKVRIYRMDGSYRSVELKHGNNTTVQQIMEGMRLSQETQQYFTIWICSENLHLQLKPYHKPLQHLRIWTEIVTDLTVLDPQRETPQLFLRRDVRLPLEIEKKVEDPLAILILFDEARHCLLKGFFPAPDSKLITLASLLLQIIYGNYESKKHKQGFLNEENLKSIVPISKVKSKAYHWTNRILHEYKVHLRL; this comes from the exons ATGGGCAACGAGGACAGCCTTGAGgatgtgtttgttgctgttattcGCCCCAAGAGTCAAGTCAGTCTGAGCTCAAAGGAGTACAGAGCCAAAGCCTATGAG ATCCTGTTGATTGAAGTGCCTCTGGAagggaaggagaagaaaagaaagaaagtccTCCTGGTGACAAAGATCAAAGCAGGAAGAGACAAATCCAAATCCATATTGGATTATGTCGATGAAACAATCAGACCGATATCCAATAATCAAGGCTCCTTAG GAAAGCGTGTGGTTCACATGAAGAAATTTCGTCTTGATGGAGACAATGAAGGAAAAGAAGTCTCACTTTTTGTTGTGCCAGTCAGTGTTAAag ACAACAGCAAGTCTGTCTACAGTGCTGGGAGTCCCAGCTTCTACTGCTTCCAGGATATCATGCGGGTCTGCAGTGAGACCAGCACTCATTTTTGTTCCATCACCTCCAAGATGCTCCTGGCCTTAGACAA GTGGTTAGCAGAGCAGCACACGGTGCCTCACGCCATTCCCGCTTTGTTCCGGCCAGCACCCGTAGAGCGGGTGAAGACCAATGTCAGCAACCCAGCTTACAGCAGTGAGGGCAAACTGAGTGATGAGGGTCTGCACATGGGCTACACTGCCCTGGAGATCAAAAGCAAGATGATGTCCCTAGAGAAGGCTGACATGTGCATCCTCAACCCACTCTACAGTTCTGATCTGCAGTACACCAATCGG GTGGACAAAGTTATCATCAATCCATACTTTGGGCTTGGAGCACCAGACTACTCCAAGATCCAGATCCCCAAGAGAGAAAAGTGGCAACATGGCCCTAACTGTGTGACAGAAGACAA GGATCGCCAATGGGTAGATGACTTCCCCCTCCACCGCAGTGCCTGTGAAGGAGACACAGAGCTACTGTCTAAGCTTCTGGACAGTGGTTTCTCAGTCAAGCAGCTGGACAGTGACCACTGGGCACCCATCCACTATGCCTGTTG GCATGGTAAAGTTGAGGCAACCAAGCTCTTGCTACAGAAAGGTAACTGTAATCCAAATCTGCTGAATGGCCAGCTCAGCTCCCCTCTGCATTTTGCAGCCAGAGGAGGCCATGTAGAGATAGTCCAACTCCTGCTGCAGCACCCTGAGATTGACCGG CACATTGAAGACCAGCAGAAGAGATCACCTCTGCAAGTGTGTGAGGAGAACAAACAGAACGAATGGGAGGAGACAGTTAAGCTTCTGCAGCAAGCCAGCAGCAAACCT TACGAGAAGGTCCGTATCTACCGCATGGACGGCTCATATCGCTCTGTGGAGCTGAAGCACGGCAACAACACAACAGTGCAGCAGATCATGGAGGGTATGCGTCTTTCTCAGGAAACCCAGCAGTACTTCACCATCTGGATCTGCTCCGAGAACCTTC ACCTGCAGCTGAAGCCGTACCACAAACCCCTGCAGCACCTGCGGATCTGGACAGAGATTGTGACAGACCTGACAGTGCTAGATCCTCAGAGAGAAACACCTCAACTCTTCCTTCGCAGGGATGTGCGGTTGCCTCTAGAAATTGAGAAAAAG GTTGAGGATCCGCTGGCCATCCTCATCCTTTTTGATGAAGCACGTCACTGCCTTTTGAAGGGCTTTTTCCCTGCTCCAGACAGCAAGCTGATCACTTTGGCCAGCCTCCTCCTGCAGATCATCTATGGCAACTATGAGagcaaaaaacacaagcaaGGATTCCTCAA TGAGGAAAACCTAAAGTCAATTGTACCAATTTCCAAGGTGAAAAGCAAAGCATACCATTGGACCAACAGGATTCTTCATGAATACAAAGTACActtaag GCTCTGA